A segment of the Hallerella succinigenes genome:
CGAAAGCCAGGACGACGCCGTGAAGGGCATTCTCGACCCGAACCGCGTCAAAGCGGGCGATGTCGTCGTAATCCGTTACGAAGGTCCGAAGGGCGGTCCTGGTATGCAGGAAATGCTCTACCCGACGAGCTATCTCAAGAGCCGTCATTTGGGCAAGCTCTGCGCTCTTCTCACCGATGGCCGCTTCTCTGGCGGTACAAGCGGTCTTTCGATTGGACACGCAAGCCCGGAAGCAGCGAGCAAGGGTAACATCGGCCTCGTCAAGGATGGCGACATCATCGAAATCGACATTCCGAACCGCACAATCAACGTCGGTCTCACCGATGCTGAACTCGACGAGCGTCGCAAGGAAATGGAATCCCGTGGAGCCAAAGCTTGGAAGCCGGAACATCGCGACCGCAAGGTGTCCAAGGCCCTGCAGGCTTACGGTCTTATGGCGTCGAGCGCCGACAAGGGTGCCGTCCGCGACATCAACAACATCCTCTAAGTTTTCAAAATTGTAGGATTTGAAAGAAGCCCGTACATTTTCGGGCTTCTTTTCTTTTTACTGGAGTGTTGGAAGCCCTAAGTCGTTTTTCTATCTTGCATCTTGTATGACTAAGAAAATCTATTATACTCTGACAGACGAATCGCCGTTTCTCGCGACTCAATCCCTCCTCCCGATCGTCCAAGCTTACGCAAAGACTGCCGACATCGATGTAGAAACCAAGAACATCTCCCTTCCGGCACGTATCCTCGCCGTTTTTGCCGACAAGCTCCCTGCGGGGGCTGTATTCTTTGGCAAGCCGGTGACCGATGACCTCGCCTTCCTCGGCGCGTTCACTCAGGATCCGTCAGCAAACATCATCAAACTTCCGAATATTTCCGCGTCCCTCCCACAGCTCAAGGCAGCCATCGCGGAACTCCAGAAGAACGGTTACGACGTTCCGAATTACCCGGACGCGCCGGCAACGGAAGAAGAAAAGGCCATCCGCGCCAAGTACGACAAGGTAAAGGGCTCTGCCGTAAACCCGGTTCTTCGCCAGGGCAACTCTGACCGTCGCGCTCCGCAGGCAGTAAAAAATTACGCACGCAAGCATCCGCATTCCGACGGAACCTGGAACGAATCTGTGAAGACCCACGTTTCGAGCATGCAGGCAGACGACTTCTACGGCAACGAAACTTCCATTACGCTTCCGGAAGCCGACACGTTCAAGATCGAATTCGTTTCCGAATCGGGCGAAGTCAAGGAACTCCGCGCTGCCAAGCCACTTTTGAAGGGTGAAATTCTCGACTCCACCGTGATGCGGATGAAGTCTCTCGAAAAGTTCATCGCAGAACAGATGGAAGATGCCAAAAAGCAGGGCGTTCTCTTCTCCGTGCACTTGAAGGCGACCATGATGAAAGTCTCGGACCCGGTCATGTTCGGCGCTTTCGTACGCATGTTCTTCAAGGATGTGTTCACAAAGTACGCAGATCTCTTCAAGGAAATCGGCGTCAATGAAAACAACGGTCTCGGCGACCTCTTCAAGCGTCTCGATGGCCATCCGAAGGAAGCCGAAGTCAAGGCGGCTATCGACGCTGCAATCGCTCAAGGTCCGAGCCTTGCCATGGTCGATTCCACGAAGGGAATCACAAACCTTCACGTTCCGAGCGATGTGATTATCGACGCATCGATGCCGGCGATGATCCGCAACTCCGGTTGCATGTGGAACAAGGACGGCAAGCTCGAAGAAGCGAAGGCCGTCATTCCGGACCGCAGCTACGCAGGTATTTACAAGGCCACGATCGACTTCTGCAAAAAGAACGGCGCATTTGACCCTAGCACGATGGGTACCGTTCAGAA
Coding sequences within it:
- a CDS encoding NADP-dependent isocitrate dehydrogenase codes for the protein MTKKIYYTLTDESPFLATQSLLPIVQAYAKTADIDVETKNISLPARILAVFADKLPAGAVFFGKPVTDDLAFLGAFTQDPSANIIKLPNISASLPQLKAAIAELQKNGYDVPNYPDAPATEEEKAIRAKYDKVKGSAVNPVLRQGNSDRRAPQAVKNYARKHPHSDGTWNESVKTHVSSMQADDFYGNETSITLPEADTFKIEFVSESGEVKELRAAKPLLKGEILDSTVMRMKSLEKFIAEQMEDAKKQGVLFSVHLKATMMKVSDPVMFGAFVRMFFKDVFTKYADLFKEIGVNENNGLGDLFKRLDGHPKEAEVKAAIDAAIAQGPSLAMVDSTKGITNLHVPSDVIIDASMPAMIRNSGCMWNKDGKLEEAKAVIPDRSYAGIYKATIDFCKKNGAFDPSTMGTVQNVGLMAQGAEEYGSHDKTFIATGKGIIRAVNSKGDVLLSQNVEAGDIYRMCQAKDAPIRDWVKLAVNRAKAANMPAIFWLDPNRAHDREVQKKVEVYLKEYDLSGLSISIKSPTDAIFETMTRAKKGEDTISVTGNVMRDYLTDLFPILEVGTSAKMLSIVPLMAGGGMFETGAGGSAPKQVQQFLAENYLRWDSLGEYFALAASLEQIGTPKAKVLAEALDKANEKILDNNRTPERKLGGLDNRGSHFYLAMYWAQELAVQTTDSELAAKFAPVAEALTKSEQEIVSALAKAQGVSVDIGGYYVTQPELLKKWMRPVEAFNRIIDNI